One window of Chryseobacterium sp. JJR-5R genomic DNA carries:
- a CDS encoding acyl transferase yields MENIFSIKTEQDFLKASLETFRYQYDHVEIYRKFVDYLKISPETVNSLETIPFLPIEMFKNHQILDRNKTADLFFQSSGTTKMNLSRHWIADEKTYEESIYKSFEQFIGRPEDFIFLGLLPSYLERQNSSLIYMVDYLMKKSAQPENGYFLYNHSDLFNLLNILGNKKVILFGVSFALLDFLDYCHSEKNAEPLSLLENLTVIETGGMKGRKEEMTKDELLKILQYGFKTDKIYSEYSMTELLSQAYSLGNNEYECPSWMKIMVRNAEDPLGYEKEGRTGAINIIDLANIHSCSFIATQDLGKITGNKFQVLGRIDHSDIRGCSLLVS; encoded by the coding sequence GTGGAAAATATATTCAGTATAAAGACAGAACAGGATTTTTTAAAAGCTTCACTGGAGACATTCCGGTACCAGTATGACCATGTAGAAATCTACAGAAAGTTCGTAGACTATTTAAAGATCAGCCCTGAAACGGTCAACAGTCTGGAAACAATCCCTTTTCTGCCGATTGAGATGTTTAAAAACCATCAGATTTTAGACAGGAATAAAACAGCAGATCTATTCTTCCAGAGTTCCGGAACTACAAAAATGAACCTGTCCAGACATTGGATTGCTGATGAAAAAACCTATGAAGAAAGTATTTATAAAAGTTTTGAGCAGTTTATAGGGAGACCCGAAGATTTTATTTTCCTGGGATTGCTGCCCAGTTATCTGGAAAGACAGAATTCTTCCCTCATTTATATGGTGGACTACCTGATGAAAAAATCCGCTCAGCCGGAAAACGGATATTTCCTTTACAACCATTCGGATTTATTTAACCTGCTGAATATCTTAGGAAATAAAAAAGTAATTCTTTTCGGAGTATCATTTGCATTACTGGATTTCCTGGATTATTGCCACTCTGAAAAAAACGCGGAGCCCCTCAGCCTCCTTGAAAATTTAACAGTGATCGAAACAGGCGGCATGAAAGGAAGGAAAGAGGAAATGACGAAGGATGAACTGTTGAAAATCCTACAGTATGGGTTTAAAACAGATAAGATCTATTCAGAATATTCCATGACGGAACTACTTTCACAGGCGTATTCTTTAGGGAATAACGAATATGAGTGCCCGTCATGGATGAAAATTATGGTAAGAAATGCCGAAGATCCGCTGGGCTATGAAAAAGAGGGAAGGACCGGAGCGATCAATATCATTGATCTGGCCAATATCCATTCCTGTTCGTTTATTGCAACACAGGATCTAGGGAAAATCACGGGAAATAAATTCCAGGTATTGGGCAGGATTGATCATTCCGATATCCGCGGGTGCAGCCTTTTGGTTTCATAA